The genomic stretch ACATCGACATCTACCGGGAGTGGGCGCGCGTGGTATCCGGCAAACCGTTCTCGACGGCCTGGTCGCGCGCGTGGCACGTCGCCTACATCGGCAGGAAACGGAGCAAGCGGTACACGCGGTCGCACGAAGAGGTCCTCCGGTCCCTGGGCCCGCTCGTCTGCCACCACGAGGAGATGAACTCCATCTTCCGTGCCGCGATCGGGGATTACGGCTACCTCGTCCGGTCGAAGGAGCGGGAAGAGGTCCTGGCCGCCGCCCGCCTCGTCCACGAGACCGCGTGACGGCGGGATAAGGAACCCCGATGAACGTCGAATACCACCGTCAATGGAGCCGACACCTCGGGCGCGACATGGAGCTCAAGGTGTACGGCCACGCCGGGAAGCCGGTGGTGGTGTTCCCGTCGTCCGGCGGGCGGTTCTTCGAGTACGAGGATTTCGGGATGGTGGAGGCGTGCCGGCCGTTCATCGACTCCGGGGCGGTCACCCTCTTCACGGTGGACAGCGTCGACCGGGAGTCGTGGCTCAACGCCTCCGCCCACCCGGCGGACCGCGCCAGGCGCCACAACGACTTCGACCGGTATATCGTGGAGGAGGCGGTCCCCTTCATCCGGGAACGCTCCCCGGACTCCTCGGGGCTCCTCGCCACGGGGTGCAGCATGGGGGGGTACCACTCCGCGAACTTCTTCTTCCGCCACCCGGACGTGTTCGACGCGGTGATCGCCCTCTCCGGCGTCTACAAGCTCACCCGCTTCGTCGGCGACTACATGGACGAGAACGTGTACTTCAACGCTCCCCTGGCGTACCTTCCGAACCTCGACGACCCGTGGTACCTCGAACGGTACCGCCGGAGCAGGATCGTCGTGTGCGTGGGACAGGGGGCGTGGGAGGACGAAATGGCGGCCGACACGCGTTCGCTCCAGAGGGTCCTCTCTTCCAAGGAGGTTCCCGCCTGGATCGACTTCTGGGGACACGACGTAAACCACGACTGGCCGTGGTGGCGCCGCCAGATGCCGTACTTCCTCGAACGAATGAACCTGTAGCGGTCCGGGGCGAATCGCCGGGAAAACGAACTCCTCGGCCCGCGCCTGCATCTATATCCCAAACAAAACGTCTTATTCGCCGCCGCCGGACGGGTGCCCGGGAGCGGCGACCCATCGTCCATCCGGAGGGTACGTGTGAGAATTTCGCGGAAACTGTCCCTCGGATTCGTCACCGTGGCGACCCTGGTGGGGCTGATGGGCATCGCGGCGCTGCGCGCCGGACGGCAGATCACCGAAACCTTCGCGGGGGGCGACGACCGTTTCCGGAGCATCGTTTCCGCGGCCATGGAGGTCGGCCGCTTCGACAAGGACGCCGAGACGCATCTCCTTCTCTACCTCGCGCTGAACGACCCCATCGACCGGAAGAAGTACCAGGAGAAGCTGCTGGGCCTGGCGCAGAATATCGCGATCCTGGACAGCCGCGTCCGGATCCCCGAGGCCCGACGGATCCTGGAGGATATCCGCTCCGAGGCGACGGCCCTCCGGGTCACGGGGGACGCCCTCCT from Deltaproteobacteria bacterium encodes the following:
- a CDS encoding esterase family protein, which encodes MNVEYHRQWSRHLGRDMELKVYGHAGKPVVVFPSSGGRFFEYEDFGMVEACRPFIDSGAVTLFTVDSVDRESWLNASAHPADRARRHNDFDRYIVEEAVPFIRERSPDSSGLLATGCSMGGYHSANFFFRHPDVFDAVIALSGVYKLTRFVGDYMDENVYFNAPLAYLPNLDDPWYLERYRRSRIVVCVGQGAWEDEMAADTRSLQRVLSSKEVPAWIDFWGHDVNHDWPWWRRQMPYFLERMNL
- a CDS encoding carboxylate--amine ligase produces the protein IDIYREWARVVSGKPFSTAWSRAWHVAYIGRKRSKRYTRSHEEVLRSLGPLVCHHEEMNSIFRAAIGDYGYLVRSKEREEVLAAARLVHETA